Proteins from one Candidatus Lernaella stagnicola genomic window:
- a CDS encoding S8 family serine peptidase, translating into MKKSIVFLAGVLISLSFLGTAWGFDLVSMQPRYDRYEVFTDEPLVLVFDQSLDPASVGADAVVIDDLKEGGTIAGTTSLESTTVADDTLVFTPTTGFFPFARRLQVSLSTDLEDLGGAGFSGELPHLGVFVANLPNDFERPEQVSFPPSFPIELYVNANVLLGFNPLDPESPTSAEMNYVPGMSATEAWKIWTGTPDVLIAVIDVGIDRYSNAELAHRLFLNRGELPQPEDDGTPCPDWDCNGDGRFAADDYANHAGVYDINASGLLDPDDLIQLLSDEIDNDGNGHVDDISGWDFFRNVNQAIGVGQFPEGTHARLRSEDAVAQADNGVGNKPGFCPDCSVLSVRVGEAIVTEFNLMTAGMQYAVDMGADVIIVAMGVANYNYESEMAFVDAFERGVFVVAASGDELGFHHIYPAAGEDVYSVKGLMPLPPVEYGPLDLSKLAFVESYCTNYGARIDATGVTGACSSEATSNIAGIAGLLISYARHLGMDLTPGEIRQLLNMTAEDIKDSCVAINLRGCKEGWEENFAYGRVNAKLAIDRLGDPLFNVPERIPPDVRITAPRWWTTIWADEQSTFDVDGEIYARGRPYNWELQIGFGVEPNADEFISVATGSGQAAFAGKLATIDLFDYVDEAWLRRRPEAPNDFTVTLKLRATWTPEGDEPVLGEIRKALAWHIDDDPNTGLLPGFPKFIGASGVSSPVLYDMDGDVDGALEVIFGDSTPAVEMWKHNPETGGLEQASGFPVDLPPNPERLYEDAVIASVAIGQVYGDGIPYIAIATNHGFVYLIHADGNDHPGGPFVEGFPVSAMEPDNSSGLSFAHGNAFLASPTLVDLDGDGVLEIVAASYDQHLYAWKTVDGDLDGEADIVPGFPVPLDSSAEAGLVPPAMICDTNMPAQVLGSPMAAILDPDHSNPDIANHPAIVVPTSEACRGSGGFTGRVYAVYWNGLENEDGPFLPGWPAVVLMPLGDELPIPPLTIGMTSSPAGVIHNGELIISVGSFFWLPQLITWDGAHTRIKHLGSRLNVGVTANGSFGHFGNDDSMWYFFPTAGFIQGTENGFRAAAFNIVGWNLDDLPKAAWRKNFEDINFFVNPIIGDIDYDGSNEVIAGSGGYIMHASNIDLEEPDGWPKFTQNWMTSSPAVDDIDGDRYLEIAAVTQEGNFFAWGARGKSCVGDRSVMDWPRFRHDPHSSGFYDTDATPPRLVRDLHVYRTDEPGVYEIVFTAPGDDHDCGTAAYYDIRYATDAGVDLRDPDIFGLAATLDPPTPVSGGQEVRLTVQVDDLQSVAIRSYDEVGWVSPISNAAAPEDPQPTDDDDDDDNDDTSADDDSGDDDDDDDAADDDDDDDDNDDDDEGGCGC; encoded by the coding sequence ATGAAGAAATCGATAGTTTTTCTCGCCGGCGTGTTGATTTCCCTCTCCTTTCTCGGTACCGCGTGGGGGTTCGACCTGGTCTCCATGCAACCCCGATACGACCGGTACGAGGTATTCACCGACGAACCGCTGGTGCTGGTCTTCGACCAATCCCTCGACCCCGCGTCCGTGGGCGCCGACGCCGTGGTCATCGACGATCTGAAAGAAGGCGGCACAATCGCCGGGACGACCTCCCTGGAATCCACGACCGTCGCCGACGACACGCTGGTGTTCACACCCACGACCGGCTTTTTCCCGTTCGCCCGCCGGCTCCAGGTGTCGCTGTCGACCGACCTGGAAGATTTAGGCGGCGCCGGATTCTCCGGTGAATTGCCGCACCTGGGCGTTTTCGTGGCCAATCTTCCCAACGACTTCGAGCGCCCCGAGCAGGTATCGTTCCCACCGTCGTTTCCCATTGAATTGTACGTCAACGCCAACGTGCTGCTCGGCTTCAATCCGCTGGATCCCGAGTCGCCCACCTCAGCGGAGATGAACTACGTACCCGGCATGTCGGCCACCGAAGCGTGGAAGATATGGACCGGCACTCCGGACGTGCTCATCGCCGTGATCGACGTGGGCATCGACCGCTACAGCAACGCCGAGTTGGCGCATCGCCTATTCCTGAACCGGGGCGAGTTGCCCCAACCCGAAGACGACGGCACGCCCTGCCCCGATTGGGACTGCAACGGCGACGGCCGTTTTGCCGCCGACGACTACGCAAACCACGCCGGCGTGTATGACATCAACGCCAGTGGATTGCTCGACCCGGACGACTTGATTCAATTGCTCTCCGACGAGATCGACAACGACGGCAACGGCCACGTGGATGACATCAGCGGTTGGGACTTTTTCCGCAATGTGAACCAGGCTATCGGCGTGGGGCAGTTCCCCGAAGGTACGCACGCACGCCTGCGGTCGGAAGACGCGGTGGCGCAAGCCGACAACGGCGTGGGCAACAAGCCCGGCTTCTGCCCCGATTGCTCGGTGCTTTCGGTGCGGGTCGGGGAAGCGATCGTGACCGAATTCAACCTCATGACCGCGGGCATGCAATACGCCGTGGACATGGGCGCGGACGTCATCATCGTGGCGATGGGCGTGGCGAACTACAACTACGAGTCGGAAATGGCTTTCGTCGACGCGTTTGAACGCGGCGTCTTCGTGGTCGCGGCTTCCGGCGACGAACTGGGCTTCCACCACATCTACCCCGCCGCGGGCGAGGACGTGTATTCCGTCAAAGGGCTCATGCCGCTGCCGCCGGTCGAATACGGCCCCCTGGACCTTTCCAAACTCGCATTCGTGGAAAGCTACTGCACGAATTACGGCGCGCGCATCGACGCCACGGGCGTGACCGGCGCGTGCAGTTCCGAGGCGACGTCGAACATCGCCGGCATCGCGGGTCTGTTGATTTCCTACGCCCGCCATCTGGGCATGGATTTGACCCCCGGGGAGATTCGTCAGCTTCTCAACATGACCGCGGAGGACATCAAGGATTCGTGCGTCGCGATCAATCTGCGTGGTTGCAAAGAAGGCTGGGAAGAGAATTTCGCCTACGGCCGCGTCAACGCCAAACTGGCGATCGACCGGCTCGGCGACCCCCTGTTCAACGTGCCCGAACGCATCCCGCCCGACGTGCGGATCACCGCGCCGCGCTGGTGGACGACGATCTGGGCCGATGAACAATCGACCTTCGACGTGGACGGCGAGATCTACGCGCGCGGCCGCCCCTACAACTGGGAATTGCAGATCGGTTTCGGCGTGGAACCCAATGCCGACGAGTTTATCTCTGTGGCCACGGGCAGCGGTCAGGCGGCTTTCGCCGGCAAGCTGGCCACTATCGACCTTTTCGATTACGTGGACGAAGCATGGCTGCGGCGTCGACCCGAAGCGCCGAACGACTTTACGGTGACGCTGAAGCTGCGCGCCACCTGGACGCCGGAGGGAGACGAACCGGTGCTGGGTGAGATCCGCAAGGCGCTGGCGTGGCATATCGACGACGACCCGAACACGGGCTTGCTGCCCGGCTTCCCGAAGTTCATCGGCGCGTCGGGCGTGTCCAGCCCGGTGCTCTACGACATGGACGGCGACGTCGACGGCGCGTTGGAAGTGATCTTCGGCGACTCAACGCCCGCTGTTGAAATGTGGAAACATAATCCGGAAACAGGTGGCCTGGAGCAGGCCTCCGGCTTCCCTGTGGACTTGCCGCCCAACCCCGAGCGCCTCTACGAAGACGCGGTGATCGCCTCGGTCGCCATCGGCCAGGTGTACGGCGACGGCATACCCTACATCGCCATTGCCACGAACCACGGTTTTGTGTACCTGATTCACGCCGACGGCAACGATCATCCCGGCGGTCCTTTTGTGGAGGGCTTCCCGGTCTCGGCAATGGAGCCGGACAATAGTAGCGGCTTGAGCTTCGCCCACGGCAACGCATTTCTCGCCTCCCCCACATTGGTGGACCTGGACGGTGACGGCGTGTTGGAAATCGTCGCCGCATCCTACGATCAGCACCTGTACGCGTGGAAAACCGTGGACGGAGATTTGGACGGCGAAGCCGACATCGTGCCGGGCTTTCCCGTGCCGCTGGATTCCAGTGCTGAAGCGGGGCTGGTTCCGCCGGCGATGATTTGCGACACGAACATGCCCGCGCAGGTTCTCGGCTCACCGATGGCCGCGATTCTCGACCCCGACCACAGCAACCCCGATATCGCCAACCATCCGGCGATCGTGGTGCCGACCTCCGAAGCGTGCCGCGGCAGCGGTGGTTTCACGGGCCGCGTGTACGCCGTGTACTGGAACGGCCTGGAAAACGAAGACGGCCCCTTCCTACCCGGGTGGCCCGCGGTCGTACTGATGCCACTGGGGGACGAACTGCCGATTCCGCCATTGACGATCGGCATGACCTCCAGCCCGGCCGGCGTGATTCACAATGGTGAGTTGATCATCAGCGTCGGCAGCTTTTTCTGGCTGCCACAGCTCATTACCTGGGACGGCGCACACACGCGGATCAAGCATTTGGGTTCGCGGCTCAACGTCGGCGTCACGGCCAACGGTAGTTTCGGCCATTTCGGCAACGACGACTCCATGTGGTATTTCTTCCCGACGGCGGGATTCATACAGGGCACCGAAAACGGTTTCCGCGCCGCGGCCTTCAACATCGTGGGCTGGAATCTGGACGACTTACCCAAAGCGGCTTGGCGTAAAAACTTCGAGGACATCAATTTCTTCGTCAATCCGATCATCGGTGATATCGACTACGACGGCAGCAACGAGGTGATCGCCGGTTCCGGCGGTTACATCATGCACGCCTCCAATATCGATTTGGAGGAACCGGACGGGTGGCCGAAGTTCACGCAAAACTGGATGACGAGCAGCCCGGCGGTGGACGACATCGACGGCGACCGGTACCTGGAAATCGCGGCGGTCACGCAGGAAGGCAACTTCTTTGCGTGGGGCGCGCGCGGCAAGTCCTGCGTCGGCGACCGCTCGGTGATGGATTGGCCTCGTTTCCGGCATGATCCGCATAGTTCCGGATTTTACGACACCGACGCCACGCCGCCGCGCCTGGTGCGCGACCTGCACGTTTACCGCACCGACGAGCCGGGCGTGTACGAAATCGTCTTCACCGCGCCGGGCGACGATCACGATTGCGGCACCGCCGCCTATTACGACATTCGCTACGCCACCGACGCAGGCGTCGATCTGCGCGATCCGGACATCTTCGGCCTGGCCGCGACCCTCGATCCTCCGACGCCGGTCAGTGGGGGTCAGGAAGTGCGGCTGACCGTGCAGGTCGACGATCTGCAGAGCGTCGCGATTCGCTCCTACGACGAAGTCGGTTGGGTGTCGCCGATTTCCAACGCCGCCGCGCCGGAGGATCCACAGCCCACCGACGACGATGACGATGACGACAACGACGACACCTCCGCCGACGACGACAGCGGCGACGATGACGACGATGATGACGCTGCCGACGACGACGATGACGATGACGACAATGACGACGATGACGAGGGCGGTTGCGGCTGCTGA
- a CDS encoding FAD-dependent oxidoreductase, translating to MRPRVPTRPWPARQNDYHARMVDVDVIVVGGGVIGLACGLEAARRGKSVVVLERRARFGEETSTHNSGVAHAGIYYPEGSLKARLCVAGHRLLRETLSRWKVPARFSGKLIVAGDENEVPTLEGLLATGRANGVSGLEIVDREFIRSREPNVRGIAALWSPHTGVFDVGEFVRQLAARTASGGADLVPQAEVTAVDVGALGITVHTTRHGSIRGRRLVNAAGLYADHVARLCGETGHTIYPCRGEYAVVVPRRAGLIRHLVYPVPRRLSLGVHLTRTVDGELWVGPNARYIREKDDYESDRQPPAEFLESARRLCPALTLDDLRMGQAGIRPKRYGPGEASVDYWIAPQAGEPRIIHLIGLESPGLTAALAVAQHVTDLTEA from the coding sequence ATGCGCCCGCGAGTGCCAACGCGCCCTTGGCCCGCGCGGCAAAACGACTATCATGCGCGCATGGTGGATGTGGATGTCATTGTTGTCGGCGGCGGCGTCATCGGACTGGCGTGCGGGCTGGAGGCGGCGCGGCGAGGGAAGTCGGTCGTCGTACTTGAGCGGCGCGCCCGCTTCGGCGAAGAAACCAGCACCCACAACAGCGGCGTGGCGCACGCGGGCATCTATTATCCGGAAGGTTCGCTCAAAGCGCGCCTGTGCGTGGCGGGACACCGCCTGCTGCGCGAGACGTTATCACGCTGGAAGGTGCCGGCCCGTTTCAGCGGCAAACTGATCGTCGCCGGCGACGAAAACGAAGTGCCGACGCTCGAAGGCTTGCTGGCTACCGGCCGGGCCAACGGTGTGTCCGGCCTGGAAATCGTTGATCGGGAATTCATCCGCTCGCGGGAACCGAACGTCCGCGGCATCGCCGCGCTGTGGTCGCCTCATACCGGCGTGTTCGATGTCGGCGAGTTCGTGCGCCAGTTGGCGGCGCGCACCGCGTCAGGGGGCGCGGACCTCGTGCCACAAGCCGAAGTGACAGCGGTGGATGTCGGCGCACTCGGAATCACCGTGCACACCACACGGCACGGGTCCATCCGCGGGCGACGTTTGGTCAATGCCGCCGGTTTGTATGCCGACCACGTTGCCCGGCTGTGCGGTGAGACGGGGCATACGATCTATCCTTGCCGCGGCGAATACGCGGTCGTCGTGCCGCGACGGGCCGGGTTGATCCGCCACTTGGTGTATCCGGTGCCGCGTCGCCTGAGTCTCGGCGTTCACCTGACGCGCACAGTGGACGGCGAACTGTGGGTGGGGCCGAACGCCCGTTACATCCGGGAGAAGGACGATTACGAATCCGACCGCCAGCCGCCGGCGGAGTTTCTTGAATCCGCCCGGCGACTTTGTCCTGCGTTGACGCTTGATGACTTGCGCATGGGGCAGGCCGGCATCCGGCCCAAGCGCTACGGGCCGGGCGAGGCGTCGGTCGATTACTGGATTGCGCCGCAGGCCGGCGAGCCGCGCATCATTCACTTGATCGGGTTGGAATCGCCCGGTTTGACGGCCGCCTTGGCCGTCGCGCAGCACGTGACTGACCTCACCGAGGCATAG